The following coding sequences lie in one Anoplolepis gracilipes chromosome 4, ASM4749672v1, whole genome shotgun sequence genomic window:
- the Clc gene encoding clathrin light chain isoform X1, with protein MDAFGDNFVNEPEVDPAAEFLAREQDQLAGLEDEITPMAVTLAAAAAAGQTDDDLSGKFGNLKVGPGGDAEGSFEIVDTIGQSTETQIPSTLTEPAPVIAPAKEEPEKIKKWREEQKARLEEKDAEEEKKKEEWREAAKKELEEWYKHHAEAINKTKTTNREAAKNAEKQFVAEADEVEPGTEWERIAKLCEFNPKSSRTSKDVSRMRSIILQLKQTPPTPINA; from the exons ATGGACGCATTTGGCGACAATTTTGTTAATGAGCCAGAAGTAGATCCAGCAGCAGAGTTCCTAGCGAGGGAACAGGACCAATTGGCTGGTTTAGAAGATGAGATTACACCAATGGCTGTGACTTTGgctgcagcagcagcagcaggtcaaactgatg ATGATCTGTCTGGGAAATTTGGCAATTTAAAAGTTGGCCCAGGTGGTGATGCTGAAGGCAGTTTTGAAATTGTGGATACCATTGGTCAATCAACAGAAACACAAATACCATCGACACTAAcag aacctGCACCTGTAATTGCACCAGCCAAAGAAGAACccgaaaagataaaaaaatggagGGAAGAACAGAAAGCACGTCTTGAGGAGAAAg ATGCAGAAGaggagaagaaaaaggaagaatgGAGAGAAGCCGCAAAAAAAGAGTTAGAAGAATGGTATAAACATCATGCAGAAGCTATTAATAAAACGAAAACTACTAACAG GGAGGCGGCCAA GAATGCGGAGAAGCAATTCGTTGCAGAGGCAGATGAGGTTGAACCTGGCACTGAATGGGAACGCATCGCCAAACTTTGTGAATTTAATCCAAAATCGTCCCGTACTTCCAAGGACGTCTCTCGGATGCGCTCAATTATCTTGCAATTAAAGCAGACACCGCCCACTCCCATTAAcgcttaa
- the Clc gene encoding clathrin light chain isoform X2, whose amino-acid sequence MDAFGDNFVNEPEVDPAAEFLAREQDQLAGLEDEITPMAVTLAAAAAAGQTDDDLSGKFGNLKVGPGGDAEGSFEIVDTIGQSTETQIPSTLTEPAPVIAPAKEEPEKIKKWREEQKARLEEKDAEEEKKKEEWREAAKKELEEWYKHHAEAINKTKTTNRNAEKQFVAEADEVEPGTEWERIAKLCEFNPKSSRTSKDVSRMRSIILQLKQTPPTPINA is encoded by the exons ATGGACGCATTTGGCGACAATTTTGTTAATGAGCCAGAAGTAGATCCAGCAGCAGAGTTCCTAGCGAGGGAACAGGACCAATTGGCTGGTTTAGAAGATGAGATTACACCAATGGCTGTGACTTTGgctgcagcagcagcagcaggtcaaactgatg ATGATCTGTCTGGGAAATTTGGCAATTTAAAAGTTGGCCCAGGTGGTGATGCTGAAGGCAGTTTTGAAATTGTGGATACCATTGGTCAATCAACAGAAACACAAATACCATCGACACTAAcag aacctGCACCTGTAATTGCACCAGCCAAAGAAGAACccgaaaagataaaaaaatggagGGAAGAACAGAAAGCACGTCTTGAGGAGAAAg ATGCAGAAGaggagaagaaaaaggaagaatgGAGAGAAGCCGCAAAAAAAGAGTTAGAAGAATGGTATAAACATCATGCAGAAGCTATTAATAAAACGAAAACTACTAACAG GAATGCGGAGAAGCAATTCGTTGCAGAGGCAGATGAGGTTGAACCTGGCACTGAATGGGAACGCATCGCCAAACTTTGTGAATTTAATCCAAAATCGTCCCGTACTTCCAAGGACGTCTCTCGGATGCGCTCAATTATCTTGCAATTAAAGCAGACACCGCCCACTCCCATTAAcgcttaa
- the Ankle2 gene encoding ankyrin repeat and LEM domain-containing protein 2 isoform X1: MMNENETAERQLTCDMRPNPSNKTLFYAVYVPLEYRDWSEDSEEEVFHIYLEMQAALQVIQTYKKGRLKIFKNHSDAVAYVRTGYEQPCSNSTVLPTPVAQEKSNNFKAPETKELQAFKRLIKNGDLELVKKTVWENPRYLISSGDTPEILQMGSRYNALHIAANKNRPEMCEFILNTVGDPKFMQWHYGEDECKKMYFNPAQIMQDLYLNTPDKGLNETPLHFAVKYGYKDVVRVLVSYSQCIKTLPNKYNQLPVDIICSRRHQEDENLKYEICMLLEDQFYVPVLRAEGNACPPSIGEPFSPTSPLASSLNRDPISPRVEVKAFAGPMTKSQAVEFRKKWKTPPRVTLKKGQGDAFSNSPSLALRLQDTEKGLERVGRDLAEECQVPWKEYWPFLKDFVDFRKDEGLMKLEKYLEQRFIEEQRLRENKEPLLYSMKNQTNKVDNILTHKSANCQKMPENIIDNEVEGLCDKLRLCSLVTEADEIEDDTDNLDFFTPPSSPEPTEDDSDDDMQTAEEGSVIFIEGSSPTKLDHAVYNAILSTICSDMYPYIYHWRHDMQLAMKRDPYRFNNIKLLRKKLFANN; this comes from the exons ATGATGAATGAGAACGAAACTGCAGAGAGACAACTTACATGCGACATGCGTCCCAATCCTTCAAACAAGACGTTGTTTTATGCTGTGTATGTGCCACTTGAATATAGAGACTGGTCGGAAGACAGTGAAGAAG AAGTCTTTCATATTTATCTAGAGATGCAGGCTGCTTTACAAGTAATACAAACTTACAAAAAAGGTcgtttaaaaatctttaagaaTCATTCTGATGCTGTTGCATATGTGAGAACTGGATATGAACAACCTTGTAGCAATTCTACAGTTTTACCTACTCCTGTAGCAcaagaaaaatctaataattttaaagcacCAGAAACAAAGGAACTTCAGGcctttaaaagattaattaagaatGGGGATTTGGAACTTGTGAAGAAAACTGTATGGGAAAATCCGAGATATCTAATTAGCAGTGGGGATACACCTGAAATTTTACAg ATGGGTTCTCGCTATAATGCTCTGCATATAGCAGCGAATAAAAACAGGCCAGAGATGTgtgaatttatattgaatactgTTGGAGATCCTAAGTTTATGCAATGGCATTATGGAGAAgatgaatgtaaaaaaatgtatttcaacCCTGCACAGATTATGCaggatttatatttaaatacaccTGACAAAGGGCTTAATGAGACTCCATTGCATTTTGCTGTTAAATACGGTTATAAAGACGTAGTTCGGGTTCTCGTCTCCTATTCTCAATGCATTAAAACTTTACCAAACAAGTACAACCAGCTACCTGTAGAT atAATATGCAGCAGAAGGCACCAAGAAGATGAGAATTTAAAGTATGAGATATGTATGCTACTAGAAGATCAATTTTATGTACCTGTATTAAGAGCAGAAGGCAATGCATGTCCACCTAGCATTGGAGAACCGTTTTCACCAACTAGTCCACTTGcaagt agtTTGAATAGAGATCCTATTAGCCCACGTGTAGAAGTAAAAGCGTTTGCAGGTCCAATGACTAAGTCGCAAGCAGTAGAGTTCCGAAAAAAATGGAAGACACCACCACGTGTTACCCTTAAAAAGGGACAAGGCGATGCATTCAGTAACAGTCCTAGTTTAGCTTTGAGGCTGCAAGATACAGAAAAAGGATTAGAGCGTGTTGGAag agacCTTGCGGAGGAATGTCAAGTGCCTTGGAAAGAATATTGGCCATTCTTAAAAGATTTCGTTGATTTCCGCAAAGATGAAGGATTGATgaaactcgaaaagtacttggAGCAAAGATTTATAGAGGAGCAGAGACTTAGAGAAAATAAGGAACCGTTACTTTACTCTATG AAAAATCAGACTAATAAAGTTGATAATATACTGACACATAAGTCAGCAAATTGCCAAAAAATGCCAGAAAACATAATTGATAACGAAGTAGAAGGTTTATGTGATAAATTGCGCTTATGCTCATTAGTTACTGAAGCTGATGAAATCGAAGATGACACAG atAACTTGGATTTTTTCACACCTCCATCTTCACCAGAACCTACTGAAGATGATTCTGATGATGACATGCAGACTGCTGAAGAAGGttctgtaatatttatcgaaGG atctTCACCAACAAAATTAGATCATGCTGTCTACAACGCAATTTTGTCCACAATTTGTTCTGATATGTAtccttatatttatcattggCGGCATGATATGCAACTAGCTATGAAACGTGATccatatag atttaataatatcaaattgctcaggaaaaaattattcgcaaacaattaa
- the Ankle2 gene encoding ankyrin repeat and LEM domain-containing protein 2 isoform X2 — MMNENETAERQLTCDMRPNPSNKTLFYAVYVPLEYRDWSEDSEEEVFHIYLEMQAALQVIQTYKKGRLKIFKNHSDAVAYVRTGYEQPCSNSTVLPTPVAQEKSNNFKAPETKELQAFKRLIKNGDLELVKKTVWENPRYLISSGDTPEILQMGSRYNALHIAANKNRPEMCEFILNTVGDPKFMQWHYGEDECKKMYFNPAQIMQDLYLNTPDKGLNETPLHFAVKYGYKDVVRVLVSYSQCIKTLPNKYNQLPVDIICSRRHQEDENLKYEICMLLEDQFYVPVLRAEGNACPPSIGEPFSPTSPLSLNRDPISPRVEVKAFAGPMTKSQAVEFRKKWKTPPRVTLKKGQGDAFSNSPSLALRLQDTEKGLERVGRDLAEECQVPWKEYWPFLKDFVDFRKDEGLMKLEKYLEQRFIEEQRLRENKEPLLYSMKNQTNKVDNILTHKSANCQKMPENIIDNEVEGLCDKLRLCSLVTEADEIEDDTDNLDFFTPPSSPEPTEDDSDDDMQTAEEGSVIFIEGSSPTKLDHAVYNAILSTICSDMYPYIYHWRHDMQLAMKRDPYRFNNIKLLRKKLFANN; from the exons ATGATGAATGAGAACGAAACTGCAGAGAGACAACTTACATGCGACATGCGTCCCAATCCTTCAAACAAGACGTTGTTTTATGCTGTGTATGTGCCACTTGAATATAGAGACTGGTCGGAAGACAGTGAAGAAG AAGTCTTTCATATTTATCTAGAGATGCAGGCTGCTTTACAAGTAATACAAACTTACAAAAAAGGTcgtttaaaaatctttaagaaTCATTCTGATGCTGTTGCATATGTGAGAACTGGATATGAACAACCTTGTAGCAATTCTACAGTTTTACCTACTCCTGTAGCAcaagaaaaatctaataattttaaagcacCAGAAACAAAGGAACTTCAGGcctttaaaagattaattaagaatGGGGATTTGGAACTTGTGAAGAAAACTGTATGGGAAAATCCGAGATATCTAATTAGCAGTGGGGATACACCTGAAATTTTACAg ATGGGTTCTCGCTATAATGCTCTGCATATAGCAGCGAATAAAAACAGGCCAGAGATGTgtgaatttatattgaatactgTTGGAGATCCTAAGTTTATGCAATGGCATTATGGAGAAgatgaatgtaaaaaaatgtatttcaacCCTGCACAGATTATGCaggatttatatttaaatacaccTGACAAAGGGCTTAATGAGACTCCATTGCATTTTGCTGTTAAATACGGTTATAAAGACGTAGTTCGGGTTCTCGTCTCCTATTCTCAATGCATTAAAACTTTACCAAACAAGTACAACCAGCTACCTGTAGAT atAATATGCAGCAGAAGGCACCAAGAAGATGAGAATTTAAAGTATGAGATATGTATGCTACTAGAAGATCAATTTTATGTACCTGTATTAAGAGCAGAAGGCAATGCATGTCCACCTAGCATTGGAGAACCGTTTTCACCAACTAGTCCACTT agtTTGAATAGAGATCCTATTAGCCCACGTGTAGAAGTAAAAGCGTTTGCAGGTCCAATGACTAAGTCGCAAGCAGTAGAGTTCCGAAAAAAATGGAAGACACCACCACGTGTTACCCTTAAAAAGGGACAAGGCGATGCATTCAGTAACAGTCCTAGTTTAGCTTTGAGGCTGCAAGATACAGAAAAAGGATTAGAGCGTGTTGGAag agacCTTGCGGAGGAATGTCAAGTGCCTTGGAAAGAATATTGGCCATTCTTAAAAGATTTCGTTGATTTCCGCAAAGATGAAGGATTGATgaaactcgaaaagtacttggAGCAAAGATTTATAGAGGAGCAGAGACTTAGAGAAAATAAGGAACCGTTACTTTACTCTATG AAAAATCAGACTAATAAAGTTGATAATATACTGACACATAAGTCAGCAAATTGCCAAAAAATGCCAGAAAACATAATTGATAACGAAGTAGAAGGTTTATGTGATAAATTGCGCTTATGCTCATTAGTTACTGAAGCTGATGAAATCGAAGATGACACAG atAACTTGGATTTTTTCACACCTCCATCTTCACCAGAACCTACTGAAGATGATTCTGATGATGACATGCAGACTGCTGAAGAAGGttctgtaatatttatcgaaGG atctTCACCAACAAAATTAGATCATGCTGTCTACAACGCAATTTTGTCCACAATTTGTTCTGATATGTAtccttatatttatcattggCGGCATGATATGCAACTAGCTATGAAACGTGATccatatag atttaataatatcaaattgctcaggaaaaaattattcgcaaacaattaa
- the LOC140665472 gene encoding N-acetylglucosamine-6-phosphate deacetylase encodes MIIARHTNMLRHDKGILKQFYNCRILRDSRIEIEDLWVRDGKIVNPEKIFYDEKIKPDVRIDCGGALISPGYIDVQINGGFGVDFSFNVNNIEEGIDRVAKGLLAHGVTSFCPTLVTSPSEVYHKILPRIKKRNGGSHGAGILGVHIEGPFISPHKKGAHPEHCIKKFDQGFKSVIDMYGDLDNVCMFTIAPEIPNAIPVIEELCRRNIKVSLGHSIANLNQGEEAVKHGASFITHLFNAMLPFHHRDPGLVGLLTSDQIPPGRIVHFGIISDGIHTHPAALRIAHRTHLEGLVLVTDAISALGLEEGIHQLGQFKIEIRKGCAYIAGTDTLCGSMAEMSKCVRHFKDATGCTIVEALEAATLHPARSLGIDSYKGVLNFGADADFILLDEKLELLSTWISGQCVYEKIPDNIKQLEA; translated from the exons ATGATCATTGCTCGTCACACGAATATGCTGCGACACGACAAAGGGATCCTCAAGCAATTTTACAACTGCAGAATCCTGCGTGACAGCAGGATCGAGATAGAGGATCTATGGGTGCGTGACGGAAAGATCGTGAATCCGGAAAAGATCTTCTACGACGAGAAAATCAAGCCAGATGTTAGAATAGACTGCGGCGGCGCCCTGATTTCACCAGGATACATAGATGTGCAGATCAACg gaGGATTTGGCGTAGATTTCTCATTCAATGTCAATAATATAGAAGAAGGCATTGATAGAGTAGCAAAGGGATTACTAGCACACGGAGTAACATCTTTTTGTCCTACTTTGGTAACATCCCCTAGTGAAGTATACCACAAGATATTACCAAGAATTAAAAAACGAAATGGTGGTAGTCATGGTGCTGGTATACTGGGTGTTCACATAGAAGGACCTTTTATTAGTCCACATAAAAAAGGCGCTCATCCAGaacattgtattaaaaaatttgatcag GGATTTAAATCAGTTATTGATATGTATGGAGATCTGGACAATGTGTGTATGTTTACAATAGCACCTGAAATTCCAAATGCTATACCTGTTATTGAAGAATTGTGTAGAAGAAATATCAAAGTATCTCTTG GACATTCCATAGCAAATTTAAACCAGGGAGAAGAGGCAGTTAAACATGGAGCATCATTTATTACTCATTTGTTCAATGCTATGTTACCT TTTCATCATAGAGATCCAGGATTAGTTGGTCTCTTAACGTCCGATCAAATTCCACCAGGAAGGATTGTTCATTTTGGCATAATCTCTGATGGGATTCACACTCATCCAGCGGCGTTGCGAATCGCTCATAGAACGCACCTCGAAG gtcTCGTACTAGTAACAGACGCAATATCAGCACTGGGTTTGGAGGAGGGAATTCATCAGCTAGGACAATTCAAAATAGAAATACGTAAAGGATGCGCTTACATCGCTGGAACGGACACTCTGTGTGGTAGCATGGCTGAGATGTCCAAATGTGTGAGACATTTTAAAGATGCTAcag GTTGCACAATAGTTGAAGCTTTGGAAGCGGCGACTTTGCATCCTGCGAGGAGTCTCGGTATTGATTCTTACAAAGGTGTTCTCAATTTTGGAGCCGATGCTGATTTCATATTACTAGACGAGAAGCTAGAGCTCCTCTCGACATGGATTTCGGGACAATGCGTTTATGAGAAGATTCCtgacaatataaaacaattagaaGCATAA